The sequence below is a genomic window from Lelliottia sp. JS-SCA-14.
GCTGGCCTGTTGCGCGTCGTCCTGAAGCGAATGGTCGCTCGCCAGATTCAGTCGCAGCGTCGCCACGCCGCCCAAACGCTGCCATAACAGACGCGGCAGGAACAGATGGCTCTTTTCAGGGCTAAAGGCGTTCAGCCCGCAAATACGGGTATCGTCAGGAAGCGAATGGGTCTTGAGAAACTGGCGGGCGAGCGCGAGTGAGGAGAAGTGTTGCACCGCGCCGATGGCGGCGAGCTCTTCTTCGCCGTTACGCTGCTGCCAGTAAAACTGGGGATAAGATGCCTGAGCGCCCAGCCAGGCCAGGGGATCGAAGGCATCGTTTAACGGGAAAGCAATGTCGATATGGCGTACGCCGGGGGTAGCCGGAAAGTCTTGCGCCAGAAAGCTGCAAAGACGTTCCATCGCGACTGAAATCGAATGCACGCTGACCTCTCCCTGTTAAAACCTCACATTATACGGGGTACTTAGCCGAAAAAGCAGTACCCACGTTTAGGGAGGGGTCACCGTTTGTGCGCAGAATCAGCGGCGAGAGAGCAGAAGCCCCAGCACCAGTCCGACGGCCGCCCCTGCGCCAATGCCCTGCCACGGTTTTTCGTGCACGTAATCATCGGCGCGATAGACCGCTTTTTTGGCGCGATAATAGTAATTATCGGACGCGTTGCTGACGCGGTGTTTCACCTCTTCCAGCGCCCGCTCAGCGCGCGCTTTCAGCTCAATGTACTTTTGGTCAGCCGGATCGCCCGATGAGCGCAGCACTTCTTCCAGCGTTTCGCTTAGCAGCGCCAGGTCGTCGTCGATACGGGAATCCCAGGATTGAAATGACATATCTTTCTCCATGTGAGTGCATCAGTCCCTAACTATAGACAACGACAGCGAATTACGCCTGTTTCGCTTCCCTTGCCATGCCAATGTGCGGAATGCCGTCTTCGTCATACACGTCCGTGACCGGGGCAAAACCGAAATGGGCGTAGAAGGGTTGCAGATGCGCCTGTGCGCCGAGGTATAACGCCTTGTCTGGCCACTGTTTTTCGCAAGATTTCAGCGTTTGCTCCATCAGCGCATAGCCAAGTTTTTCCCC
It includes:
- the elaB gene encoding stress response protein ElaB: MSFQSWDSRIDDDLALLSETLEEVLRSSGDPADQKYIELKARAERALEEVKHRVSNASDNYYYRAKKAVYRADDYVHEKPWQGIGAGAAVGLVLGLLLSRR